The following proteins are encoded in a genomic region of Oncorhynchus kisutch isolate 150728-3 linkage group LG6, Okis_V2, whole genome shotgun sequence:
- the LOC109892109 gene encoding brain-specific homeobox/POU domain protein 3-like yields the protein MMSMNSKQPFSMHPILHEPKYTPLQSSSEAIRRACMPTHSLQGNIFAGFDETLLQRAEALAAVDIAKSHPYKPDATYHTMTTMTSMTCTPTSSSAHLHHPSVLTSHHHHHPHHQGSQGLDGDLLDHLTPGMSISLGGMPGSDVCSTASHPHAHMSAINHMQHHHHHQQAMNMHPHSMGSHTSLGGGGDSEPDPRELESFAERFKQRRIKLGVTQADVGSALANLKIPGVGCLSQSTICRFESLTLSHNNMVALKPILEAWLEEAERAQREKMTKPEIFNGGDKKRKRTSIAAPEKRSLEAYFAVQPRPSSEKIAAIAEKLDLKKNVVRVWFCNQRQKQKRMKFSATH from the exons ATGATGTCAATGAACAGCAAACAACCTTTCAGTATGCATCCCATACTGCACGAGCCGAAATACACCCCTCTTCAATCGAGCTCGGAGGCCATCCGGAGGGCATGCATGCCCACTCACTCG CTGCAGGGCAACATCTTTGCCGGCTTTGATGAGACTTTACTGCAGAGGGCTGAAGCGCTGGCAGCGGTGGATATCGCAAAGAGCCATCCTTACAAGCCAGACGCGACTTACCACACCATGACCACCATGACCAGCATGACCTGTACCCCCACCTCGTCCTCGGCCCACCTCCATCACCCATCCGTGCTCACctcgcaccaccaccaccacccacatcACCAGGGCTCTCAGGGCCTGGATGGCGACCTTCTGGACCACCTGACCCCCGGCATGTCCATCTCCCTGGGAGGAATGCCCGGCTCTGACGTCTGCTCCACGGCCTCCCATCCGCACGCCCACATGTCCGCAATCAACCACATgcaacaccaccatcatcatcaacagGCCATGAAcatgcacccccacagcatgggTTCGCACACCTCACTGGGCGGCGGGGGGGACTCAGAGCCAGACCCCAGGGAGCTGGAGTCCTTCGCAGAGCGGTTCAAGCAGAGGCGGATCAAGCTGGGGGTGACGCAGGCGGATGTGGGCTCGGCCCTGGCGAACCTTAAAATCCCTGGGGTTGGTTGCCTCAGTCAGAGCACGATTTGCCGGTTCGAGTCCCTCACCTTGTCTCATAATAACATGGTGGCCCTAAAACCCATCCTGGAAGCTTGgctggaggaggcagagagggcgCAGCGGGAGAAAATGACCAAGCCGGAGATTTTCAACGGAGGAGACAAGAAGAGAAAACGTACCTCCATCGCTGCTCCGGAGAAGCGCTCTTTAGAGGCATATTTCGCTGTGCAGCCAAGGCCCTCGTCAGAGAAGATTGCAGCGATAGCCGAGAAACTGGACCTCAAAAAGAACGTGGTCAGGGTGTGGTTTTGCAATCAAAGGCAAAAGCAGAAAAGGATGAAGTTCTCTGCAACACACTAG